The following coding sequences are from one Salvia hispanica cultivar TCC Black 2014 chromosome 3, UniMelb_Shisp_WGS_1.0, whole genome shotgun sequence window:
- the LOC125214102 gene encoding uncharacterized protein LOC125214102 has product MGGDGAQPQHMPPTAEEQYIKAKTSVWWDIENCHVPKVCDPHAIAQNISSALVKMNYCGPVSVSAYGDTTRISPAVQQALNSTGVALNHVPAGAKDASDKKILVDMLFWAVDNPAPANYLLISGDRDFSNALHQLRMRRYNILLAQPQKASAPLLAAAKSVWLWTSLVAGGPPLTTAESAQFVSNSYGHIPATDSLRADTIMANKPGDLVFESSNLGNQKYAYMGRGTDVKFRGKQPRRNFTQPVMPRTSSNMIGSEEDYKSGNFHPGYAHPKQFSEHQDLPTAYNPKAASGGIGNSNFPSNPDSSWGDSSHLHVSNQNHNPQPLRTNSLPTETATLPVSSSLTNQHWHPSNALNRRPDSPNLTTAPPTCLPDIHNLNISEQTRNDQSAPASQQRNRVNSNGQQKGFNAQKKSFYQEGQNNRYSHGNQETLVPLSSGSGTAPISVNGLRVTSGYPKPPEYLQGLIGIVLLALNTLRNEKIMPTEENISDCIRYGDIRHRNTDVKKALACALDQQLVVLQQIGSLQLYIGKNERLWQCVNPMGGDANKYSKSIWDEIQNFLSSSSGRSAILGTNCRYEAATIMKKMCLKELPLGEILQILQMVINMKKWIIYNYQSGWKPIKVAVAEFSPDSGLAAAT; this is encoded by the exons ATGGGCGGAGACGGAGCGCAGCCGCAGCATATGCCGCCGACGGCGGAGGAGCAGTACATCAAGGCCAAGACGTCGGTGTGGTGGGATATAGAGAACTGTCACGTGCCCAAGGTGTGCGATCCCCACGCCATAGCGCAGAATATAAGCTCCGCGCTCGTCAAAATGAACTACTGTGGCCCCGTCTCCGTCTCCGCTTACGGAGATACCACCAGAATCTCCCCCGCCGTCCAGCAGGCGCTCAATAGCACCGGCGTCGCGCTCAATCACGTCCCCGCCG GTGCTAAAGATGCTAGTGACAAGAAGATTCTGGTGGATATGTTATTCTGGGCTGTTGACAATCCAGCACCTgccaattatttattgatttcgGGAGACCGAGATTTCTCAAATGCTTTGCATCAACTCCGGATGCGTCGGTATAATATTCTTCTAGCTCAACCACAAAAAGCTTCTGCGCCACTTCTTGCTGCTGCAAAGAGTGTATGGCTCTGGACTAGTCTCGTAGCTGGAGGGCCGCCACTTACAACAGCTGAATCTGCTCAATTTGTTAGTAACAGCTATGGGCATATACCAGCCACTGACTCCTTACGTGCAGATACTATTATGGCTAACAAACCTGGGGATTTGGTTTTTGAAAGTTCTAATTTGGGAAAccaaaaatatgcatatatggGAAGAGGAACGGATGTAAAATTTAGAGGGAAACAACCTCGCCGAAACTTCACTCAACCTGTTATGCCAAGAACCTCAAGTAACATGATTGGGTCTGAAGAAGATTATAAAAGTGGAAACTTCCATCCAGGATATGCACACCCTAAGCAGTTCAGCGAACACCAGGACTTACCTACAGCTTATAATCCGAAAGCTGCTAGTGGTGGAATAGGGAACTCTAATTTTCCTAGTAATCCTGATTCATCGTGGGGCGACAGTTCCCACCTTCATGTCtccaatcaaaatcacaacCCTCAGCCATTAAGAACAAACAGCCTACCCACTGAAACTGCAACTCTGCCTGTTAGCTCGTCACTAACTAATCAGCATTGGCATCCTTCTAATGCATTAAATCGCAGACCTGATTCACCTAACTTGACCACAGCTCCTCCGACTTGCCTACCTGATATTCACAATTTAAACATTTCTGAGCAAACAAGAAATGATCAAAGTGCACCTGCTTCGCAACAACGAAACAGAGTAAACTCAAACGGCCAGCAAAAAGGATTTAATGCACAGAAGAAATCTTTTTATCAAGAAGGTCAAAACAATAGGTATTCACATGGTAATCAAGAGACATTAGTACCATTATCATCTGGATCAGGAACTGCTCCCATCTCTGTAAATGGTTTGAGGGTAACATCAGGATACCCTAAGCCTCCCGAATATTTACAAGGTCTTATTGGGATTGTCCTATTGGCTTTAAACACCCTTAGAAATGAGAAGATTATGCCAACAGAGGAAAATATTTCAGATTGCATCAGATATGGAGACATCCGACATCGCAATACCGATGTTAAGAAAGCTTTGGCCTGTGCACTTGACCAGCAATTGGTTGTACTACAACAAATAGGTTCCCTACAGTTGTATATTGGGAAAAATGAGAGACTATGGCAATGTGTGAACCCTATGGGTGGTGATGCAAACAAGTATTCAAAATCGATATGGGATGAAATCCAAAACTTTCTTTCGTCCTCTTCTGGAAGATCTGCTATACTTGGAACTAACTGCAG GTATGAGGCAGCTACTATTATGAAAAAGATGTGCTTAAAAGAGCTTCCATTGGGTGAAATTCTCCAGATCCTGCAAATGGTAATTAACATGAAAAAGtggattatatataattatcagTCAGGATGGAAGCCAATTAAGGTTGCAGTTGCTGAGTTCAGCCCTGATTCAGGGTTGGCAGCTGCTACATAA